One genomic segment of Gopherus flavomarginatus isolate rGopFla2 chromosome 11, rGopFla2.mat.asm, whole genome shotgun sequence includes these proteins:
- the ZNF341 gene encoding zinc finger protein 341, with protein MICSLLIADDEDVFLCGKCKKQFNSLPVFMTHKREQCQGNTPSLATVSLATNSVYTPSITSVQQAQSANRQQISTYITVPPSPLIQTLVQGNILVSDEVLMSAMSAFTSLDQPMPTVQPSVQSTLSMHTGTGYLSQPPPPPPPPPPPPPQPPPPPAQTLGAPGQPSTGGSRVVEVYSAPAPMAGNGTVEIQTLGMQPYPPIEVPSQCVESPVYPSPPVYSPGKQGFKSKSTNTAAPLTNAAGGNVAGFDSTSTSKNRRSKNDSGLQEGKPKSPKLKCTYCDKAFTKNFDLQQHIRSHTGEKPFQCIVCGRAFAQKSNVKKHMQTHKVWPLGLGCTISRNSITVQVMALNPNQQEDEENAGLSQASRNSPQQPQAMAPTEESEVGKLEARQVVLIDSSYQCQFCPSKFSTYFQLKSHMTQHKNEQVYKCVVKSCAQTFQKLESFLEHIKNHQEELSYRCHLCSKDFPSLYELSVHQYSHSLLPQHSPKKDVAVYKCVKCVNKYSTPEALEHHLQTATHNFPCSHCQKVFPCERYLRRHLPTHGGGGKFKCQICKKFFRREHYLKLHAHIHSGEKPFKCSVCDTAFNRKDKLKRHMLIHEPFKKYKCPFSSHTGCNKEFNRPDKLKAHILSHSGMKIHKCQYCSKSFSRRAHMVEHQRSHTGNYKYRCPTCSKGFTRQKYMKDHKCRLNSPMDKELQIRKAQKKRGARRKVGLPLPSQLALAELKDSAEGENPRESGPNKEQFRESDAVLSIVVGGSAAADSDLVVPGQPSSIASSLALAELQTGTDVPCAMLAVPVYIQTTD; from the exons ATGATCTGTTCCCTTCTGATTGCAGATGACGAGGACGTGTTCCTGTGTGGGAAGTGTAAGAAGCAGTTCAACTCGCTGCCGGTGTTCATGACCCACAAGAGGGAGCAATGCCAAGGAAACACCCCTTCACTGGCCACTGTCTCATTGGCTACCAACAGCGTGTACACTCCGTCCATCACCTCCGTGCAGCAGGCTCAGAGTGCCAATCGGCAG CAAATTTCCACATACATCACGGTTCCTCCATCTCCGCTGATCCAGACGCTAGTGCAGGGGAATATCTTAGTCAGCGATGAGGTGCTGATGTCAGCCATGTCCGCATTTACATCCCTGGACCAACCAATGCCCACGGTGCAGCCCTCCGTGCAG AGCACCTTGAGTATGCACACAGGAACTGGATACCtttcccagcccccacctcctccgccacccccacctcctcctccacctcaacccccACCTCCTCCCGCTCAGACACTGGGAGCACCGGGACAGCCTAGCACTGGTGGCAGCCGGGTGGTGGAAGTGTACAGCGCACCTGCTCCTATGGCAGGAAATGGCACAGTGGAGATACAGACGCTGGGGATGCAGCCCTATCCGCCCATAGAG GTGCCAAGCCAGTGTGTGGAAAGTCCTGtgtatccctcccctccagtgTACAGCCCAGGGAAGCAGGGCTTCAAATCCAAAAGCACTAACACTGCTGCTCCTTTGACCAATGCGGCTGGAGGAAACGTGGCCGGTTTTGATTCCACCTCGACCTCCAAAAATAGGCGTTCCAAAAATGACAGTGGGCTGCAAGAAG GGAAACCTAAGTCCCCCAAACTGAAGTGCACTTATTGTGACAAGGCCTTCACCAAGAACTTTGACTTGCAGCAACACATCAGAAG CCACACAGGTGAGAAGCCGTTCCAGTGCATCGTGTGCGGCCGAGCCTTCGCGCAGAAGTCCAACGTGAAGAAGCACATGCAGACCCATAAAGTGTGGCCTCTGGGGCTCGGGTGCACCATCTCCCGCAACTCCATCACAGTGCAGGTCATGGCACTGAACCCCAACCAGCAGGAGGATGAGGAGAATGCAG GCTTAAGCCAGGCCTCCAGGAACTCTCCCCAGCAGCCTCAGGCCATGGCCCCCACAGAAGAGAGCGAGGTTGGCAAACTGGAAGCCAGGCAGGTTGTCCTGATCGATAGCTCTTACCAGTGCCAGTTCTGCCCCAGCAAGTTCAGCACCTACTTCCAGCTCAAATCGCACATGACGCAGCACAAGAACGAACAG GTGTACAAGTGTGTGGTGAAAAGCTGTGCTCAGACTTTCCAGAAGCTAGAGTCCTTTCTAGAGCACATCAAGAACCACCAGGAGGAGCTGAGCTATCGCTGCCACCTGTGCAGCAAGGACTTCCCCTCCCTGTATGAACTGAGCGTCCACCAGTACTCCCACAgcctgctgccccagcacagccccaAGAAGGACGTGGCCGTGTACAA GTGTGTCAAGTGTGTAAATAAATATTCCACCCCAGAAGCGCTGGAGCACCATCTGCAGACGGCAACGCACAACTTCCCCTGCTCTCACTGCCAGAAG GTGTTCCCCTGTGAGAGGTACCTGCGACGGCACCTCCCCACGCATGGAGGAGGGGGCAAATTCAAGTGCCAGATCTGTAAGAAATTCTTCCGCCGGGAGCACTACCTCAAGCTGCATGCCCACATCCACTCAG GTGAAAAGCCCTTTAAGTGCTCTGTGTGCGACACAGCCTTCAACCGGAAAGATAAACTGAAGCGACACATGCTGATCCATGAGCCTTTCAAGAAGTACAAATGTCCCTTCTC AAGCCACACAGGCTGTAATAAAGAGTTCAACAGGCCGGACAAGCTGAAAGCTCATATACTCTCCCATTCGG GAATGAAGATCCATAAGTGCCAGTACTGTAGCAAGTCCTTCAGTCGGCGGGCCCACATGGTGGAACATCAGCGCTCGCACACTGGAAACTACAAGTACCGCTGCCCCACCTGCAGCAAGGGCTTCACACGCCAGAAGTATATGAAGGACCACAAGTGCAGGCTGAACTCACCCATGGACAAAGAGCTTCAGATCAGGAAGGCCCAGAAGAAGCGGGGAGCTCGTCGGAAGGTGGGCcttcctcttcccagccagctggccctggcagagctgaaggACAGTGCAGAGGGGGAGAACCCCCGGGAGAGTGGCCCCAACAAAGAACAGTTTCGGGAATCAGACGCAGTCCTGTCCATTGTGGTTGGTGGGTCGGCAGCTGCAGATTCGGACCTTGTAGTCCCTGGCCAGCCCAGCAGCATCGCATCCAGTCTTGCCCTGGCAGAGTTGCAGACTGGCACAGATGTGCCGTGCGCCATGCTGGCTGTCCCTGTTTACATTCAGACTACGGACTGA